A single window of Ovis canadensis isolate MfBH-ARS-UI-01 breed Bighorn chromosome 15, ARS-UI_OviCan_v2, whole genome shotgun sequence DNA harbors:
- the UBQLNL gene encoding ubiquilin-like protein has product MPHVIAQTPRMAQCGRHSGLPAEKKISLGVTRVIVKTPGKQEDFVIASDTSVRQFKEKLSAHFKCQMDQLVLVFMGCLLKDHDVLSQRGILDGHTIHVVIKSKNGSRSLAHPWHQDKNTKGNSSGVYQSAGMGYTPVESTLSEDVPKVHTQDLKVGSPEHIAQTLENPSIQQLLSNTDFMRQFISEHLDTQQSMQQNPEVSHILDNSEILWQTLELARNLAVIQEIMQIQQPAQNLESPPNPQSYVGLETVPGWDNASGQSSADFNDQMLNNTQDPFGGNIFTALLGGQVPEQVQFSFPSPPPSQEQQEHLPQPPTARVIYASSRGVSSISSTPSMANHTSRASTSNSTNGQSHACAVEQPIGIPALPGRELNQLPQAEDKDATISLDSSNQKPDDLQQSNEQTSSQITGNMMQLLLNNPSLAAQMMLFMSVPQLSEQWRQQLPAFLQQTQSSDILIALANPKASQAILQIEQSLQLLATEAPVLLPWVAPYLWGLGWLPAPSCSYPDTVPWTWDVSNMAEPKGPESCPKSRTVLQRLQSLAGDPSHPLQAPETRFSKQMEYLQAMGFANHHANLQALIATEGDTSAAIQKLRRSQGS; this is encoded by the coding sequence ATGCCGCATGTCATCGCTCAAACACCCAGGATGGCCCAGTGTGGGCGTCATTCAGGGCTGCCTGCAGAGAAGAAGATCTCTCTGGGTGTCACTAGGGTGATCGTGAAGACACCAGGCAAGCAGGAAGACTTTGTGATAGCCAGTGATACCTCGGTGAGGCAGTTCAAGGAGAAGCTATCGGCTCACTTTAAATGCCAAATGGACCAACTAGTGCTTGTCTTCATGGGCTGCCTTCTCAAAGACCATGACGTGCTGAGCCAGAGGGGCATCCTGGACGGTCACACCATCCACGTGGTCATCAAGTCCAAAAATGGCTCCAGATCCCTAGCCCATCCCTGGCACCAGGACAAAAACACCAAAGGAAACAGCAGTGGGGTATACCAATCTGCTGGTATGGGTTACACCCCAGTGGAGTCAACTCTTTCAGAGGATGTGCCCAAGGTGCATACCCAGGACTTGAAAGTGGGTAGTCCAGAGCACATAGCACAGACACTGGAGAATCCTAGCATCCAGCAACTCCTGTCCAACACAGACTTCATGAGACAGTTCATCTCAGAACACCTAGACACGCAGCAATCGATGCAGCAGAACCCAGAGGTCTCACACATCCTTGACAATTCCGAGATCCTGTGGCAGACTCTGGAGTTGGCCAGGAACCTGGCAGTGATTCAAGAGATAATGCAGATCCAGCAACCTGCACAGAATCTTGAGAGTCCACCGAACCCACAGTCATATGTAGGCTTAGAGACTGTCCCAGGATGGGACAATGCCTCAGGTCAGAGTTCTGCTGATTTCAATGATCAGATGCTCAACAACACACAAGATCCATTTGGGGGCAACATTTTCACAGCTCTTCTGGGAGGACAAGTGCCAGAGCAAGtacagttttcattcccatcaccaccaccatcccagGAACAACAGGAACATCTCCCACAGCCCCCTACAGCCCGAGTCATCTATGCTAGTTCTCGAGGCGTATCTTCAATCAGTTCTACCCCCAGCATGGCAAATCATACTTCCAGAGCCAGTACTTCTAACTCCACTAATGGTCAGAGTCATGCTTGTGCAGTGGAGCAGCCAATTGGGATACCAGCCTTACCTGGCAGAGAGCTCAACCAGCTGCCCCAGGCAgaagacaaagatgccaccattTCTCTAGATAGCTCTAACCAGAAACCAGATGATCTCCAGCAGTCAAATGAGCAGACCAGCTCCCAGATCACAGGAAACATGATGCAACTGCTTTTGAACAacccttccctggcagcccagatgATGTTGTTCATGAGCGTGCCCCAGCTGAGTGAACAGTGGAGGCAGCAACTGCCTGCATTTCTGCAGCAGACTCAGTCTTCTGATATACTTATAGCTCTAGCCAACCCTAAAGCATCACAAGCAATACTTCAGATTGAGCAGAGCCTGCAGCTGTTGGCCACTGAGGCTCCTGTTCTTCTACCCTGGGTTGCGCCCTACCTATGGGGCCTGGGCTGGCTTCCTGCACCCAGCTGCAGCTACCCTGACACAGTGCCCTGGACCTGGGATGTGTCCAATATGGCTGAGCCTAAAGGACCTGAGTCCTGTCCCAAATCGAGAACAGTCCTGcagaggctacagtccctagCTGGAGACCCTTCCCACCCTCTACAAGCCCCTGAGACTCGTTTCAGCAAGCAAATGGAATATCTCCAGGCCATGGGATTTGCAAACCATCATGCCAATCTGCAGGCCCTCATTGCTACCGAGGGAGACACCAGCGCTGCCATCCAGAAGCTCAGGAGATCCCAgggatcctaa